A window of the Desulforapulum autotrophicum HRM2 genome harbors these coding sequences:
- a CDS encoding ATP-binding protein has translation MKRKEDFINDKRRISYLGATYNRIYRRQSVLIEGDYGVGKTRFLKLLQPKKLHAVWVESLFNIHETLASILKELNYDTTATYRRTPQYLKMICSLSNCFILIDEANDLDPRVWPYLKRVIDAGVPIVFAGLPKVRTFLTREHPDILSRLKTLILYPIVVEDFIVEYKDIEQEAIEQIYMTTKGDMRKFREICTDCRDRAKELKYTFVDLNLALEFLSDLPPQ, from the coding sequence ATGAAACGAAAAGAAGATTTTATAAATGACAAACGCCGCATTTCTTATCTGGGGGCCACATATAACCGAATCTATCGTAGGCAGAGCGTCTTGATCGAGGGTGATTACGGCGTGGGTAAAACCCGTTTCTTGAAATTGCTGCAACCGAAAAAACTTCATGCCGTCTGGGTGGAGTCACTGTTCAACATACATGAAACCCTGGCATCGATTTTAAAAGAGCTAAATTACGACACAACCGCCACCTACCGGCGAACCCCTCAATATTTAAAAATGATATGCAGTCTGTCCAACTGCTTTATTTTAATCGACGAGGCAAACGATCTCGATCCCCGGGTCTGGCCCTACCTCAAAAGGGTCATTGATGCCGGTGTTCCCATTGTATTTGCAGGATTACCAAAGGTGAGGACATTTTTAACCCGCGAGCATCCAGATATCCTCAGCCGCTTGAAAACGCTTATTTTATACCCGATTGTGGTAGAAGATTTCATTGTCGAGTACAAAGATATTGAACAGGAGGCCATTGAACAGATTTATATGACGACCAAAGGCGATATGAGAAAATTCAGAGAAATTTGTACAGACTGCAGGGACAGAGCAAAGGAGTTGAAATACACCTTTGTCGACCTCAATCTGGCCTTGGAATTTCTCTCTGACCTTCCTCCTCAATAA
- a CDS encoding integrase codes for MDTDNLKVIPNLTLDDRFNLLLHKKIMNKKGSAKRASKKYYKDQYQKTGIIPGPLLLVEKKVMEGRKCSGRPRSFSEQVRRRFIEMVKESCDPSSQQFIFITHKARTIKNYHHWLEKEFKKKISIHALRHCVYRENLKSYLNKPDFEDDVPVQNSFKPEPVFDLIQMDGCVFRYFKIRNDKGHWQKPQVIEFYDTGSRYMFILDAYFSESSWNSVNLFTKFLLARPFPQKKIRIRPDNAKGFLNLKRPINDLNLKHSTPNGFYMEPDFSRIHAPKDKAHLESSHRSLHNFEIRIIKAFEKRIVKTEPGYIFKKGKQEKITVTLLDINLDELKTSSLMEEYRHEHNCTRHYFSEKGKVNAWVPDKKLTDFFETFTSTLTFCPDQVKEHMKYGFRKTKATVSKQKTIRFENQDYYVTMGADKFSSHKSTPVQISRYNDKLFLFEPREDGIFWGEALARKPFEKPLKVLTILPEKNELDQIIDFLEHNSMVVDRPLLIKNYEKGLSMPMAKQILQHNQKRYTTYIKKMQQPTNIKGAVLFNAFILDCESHYRKIHVAPYAFSGEV; via the coding sequence ATGGACACGGATAACCTGAAGGTCATACCTAATCTGACGCTTGATGACCGTTTCAATCTTCTGCTCCATAAAAAGATCATGAACAAAAAAGGCTCAGCCAAACGAGCAAGTAAAAAATATTACAAAGATCAATATCAAAAAACCGGCATTATTCCGGGGCCACTCCTACTTGTGGAAAAGAAAGTCATGGAAGGCCGCAAATGCAGTGGACGTCCCCGCTCTTTCTCCGAACAGGTCCGCAGACGTTTTATAGAAATGGTAAAAGAGTCGTGTGATCCATCAAGCCAACAGTTCATCTTTATTACCCATAAGGCAAGAACCATTAAAAATTATCACCACTGGCTTGAAAAAGAGTTCAAAAAAAAAATCTCCATCCATGCCCTCAGGCACTGTGTCTACCGTGAAAACCTCAAATCATATTTAAACAAACCAGATTTCGAGGACGATGTCCCGGTCCAAAACAGTTTTAAACCAGAGCCGGTGTTTGACCTGATTCAGATGGATGGCTGTGTTTTTAGATATTTTAAGATCAGAAACGACAAGGGTCATTGGCAAAAGCCCCAAGTCATAGAATTTTATGATACGGGCTCTCGTTATATGTTTATCCTGGATGCGTATTTTTCCGAAAGCAGTTGGAACTCCGTGAACCTGTTCACCAAATTTTTACTGGCCAGGCCATTTCCCCAAAAGAAGATTCGTATCCGGCCCGATAATGCCAAGGGTTTTTTGAATCTTAAGCGCCCCATCAACGACTTGAATTTGAAACATTCCACCCCGAACGGGTTTTATATGGAACCTGATTTCTCAAGGATACATGCTCCCAAGGATAAGGCCCACCTGGAATCATCCCACCGCAGCCTTCATAATTTTGAAATCCGAATCATCAAAGCGTTTGAAAAAAGGATCGTAAAGACAGAGCCCGGGTATATCTTCAAAAAAGGAAAACAAGAAAAAATCACCGTTACCCTCCTTGACATAAATTTGGATGAGTTAAAAACAAGCTCACTTATGGAGGAATATCGCCATGAACACAACTGCACACGCCACTATTTCTCTGAAAAAGGAAAAGTCAATGCCTGGGTGCCGGATAAAAAGCTTACAGACTTTTTTGAAACATTTACCAGCACACTGACCTTTTGTCCTGATCAGGTTAAGGAGCACATGAAATATGGATTTAGGAAAACAAAAGCCACGGTATCAAAGCAGAAGACCATCAGATTTGAAAATCAGGATTACTATGTGACCATGGGTGCAGACAAGTTCAGCTCCCATAAAAGTACACCCGTTCAGATATCCAGATACAATGACAAGCTTTTCCTTTTTGAGCCCAGGGAGGATGGTATTTTTTGGGGAGAAGCCCTTGCCCGGAAGCCCTTTGAAAAGCCGTTAAAAGTATTGACCATATTGCCGGAAAAAAATGAACTGGACCAGATCATCGACTTTTTGGAGCACAACAGCATGGTCGTCGATCGACCCCTCCTGATCAAAAATTATGAAAAAGGTCTTTCCATGCCCATGGCAAAGCAAATCCTTCAGCATAACCAGAAAAGATACACCACCTATATAAAAAAGATGCAGCAACCCACGAATATAAAAGGGGCAGTGCTGTTCAATGCCTTTATTCTCGATTGTGAAAGCCATTATCGAAAAATCCATGTGGCACCGTATGCTTTCTCTGGAGAGGTCTAA
- a CDS encoding CHC2 zinc finger domain-containing protein yields the protein MPKKFSSQELFELRNFIPVEMLIREQLEMPSKISEGFFRFLCPICNEFQTAINPATNLARCFRCERNFNTIDLVMTVQRIGFKESVLFLKRLMGKVPDQNKDARQGLQNLVGGIGQTMPGGLG from the coding sequence ATGCCAAAAAAATTTTCATCCCAAGAGTTGTTTGAATTAAGAAATTTTATCCCTGTGGAAATGTTGATAAGGGAGCAACTGGAAATGCCGTCAAAAATCAGTGAAGGCTTTTTCCGTTTTCTATGCCCGATCTGTAATGAATTCCAGACAGCCATAAACCCAGCCACCAACCTGGCCCGGTGCTTTCGATGTGAAAGAAACTTCAACACCATTGATCTTGTGATGACAGTTCAAAGAATCGGTTTTAAAGAGAGCGTTCTGTTCTTAAAACGCCTGATGGGCAAAGTTCCGGATCAGAACAAAGATGCCAGACAGGGGTTGCAAAATCTTGTCGGAGGCATCGGCCAGACCATGCCGGGAGGATTAGGATAA